One Pleurocapsa sp. PCC 7327 DNA segment encodes these proteins:
- a CDS encoding THUMP domain-containing protein, with amino-acid sequence MRDWNVVVNLHEHSFQKAFKELQGFGIVSETDFFNVLAMKVGDINRFLENLQEWIANHPDFLTRIARIVPVTNTFTFQSPEEFEAKAKEIVLQWVPQLAGKSFHVRIHRRGFKGRLSSLDEEHFLDKILLEALEKAGTPGRITFENPDAIAIVETLGQWAGLACWKREDLERYPWMRID; translated from the coding sequence ATGCGCGATTGGAATGTAGTAGTTAATCTTCACGAGCACAGCTTTCAAAAAGCCTTTAAAGAGCTCCAGGGATTTGGAATCGTCAGTGAAACTGACTTTTTTAACGTTTTAGCGATGAAAGTTGGCGATATCAACCGATTTCTAGAAAACTTACAGGAGTGGATCGCAAACCATCCCGATTTTTTGACTCGCATTGCTCGCATCGTTCCCGTAACCAATACCTTTACTTTTCAATCGCCTGAAGAATTTGAAGCTAAGGCAAAAGAGATTGTTTTGCAGTGGGTGCCCCAACTGGCAGGTAAAAGTTTTCACGTGCGAATACACCGTCGCGGTTTTAAAGGTCGCCTCTCCAGTTTGGATGAAGAGCATTTTCTCGATAAAATTTTGCTAGAAGCGCTTGAGAAAGCGGGAACGCCAGGACGCATTACCTTTGAGAATCCAGATGCGATCGCGATTGTAGAAACCTTGGGTCAATGGGCGGGTTTAGCTTGCTGGAAGCGAGAAGATTTAGAACGCTATCCCTGGATGCGGATTGATTAA
- a CDS encoding class I SAM-dependent methyltransferase → MATILRPLSYKYQWLYDGISHLAALGVGGEKRFRHLALQDLDIKPDTEILDLCCGAGQTTRFLVRFSNRVTGLDTSPLALQRAARSVPQANYIEGLAEKMPLPDEQFDLVHTSVALHEMETEQLQQILSEVYRVLKPGGIFTAIDLHKPTNSLFWLPLAIFMWLFETETAWQLLEIDLVERLKAVGFSDCRQRLYLGGSLQVIQARK, encoded by the coding sequence ATGGCTACAATTCTAAGACCCCTAAGCTATAAATATCAGTGGCTCTATGATGGCATTTCTCATCTAGCTGCTCTTGGCGTTGGAGGAGAAAAGCGATTTCGCCATCTTGCCTTGCAAGATTTGGACATTAAACCCGATACCGAGATTTTAGACCTTTGTTGCGGTGCGGGTCAGACCACTCGATTTTTGGTGCGATTCTCCAATCGCGTGACCGGATTGGATACATCCCCCCTTGCCCTTCAAAGAGCAGCTCGTTCGGTTCCTCAAGCCAATTATATCGAAGGGTTGGCAGAAAAAATGCCACTGCCTGACGAGCAGTTCGACCTCGTGCATACCAGCGTTGCCCTACACGAGATGGAAACAGAACAACTCCAACAAATTTTAAGCGAAGTTTATCGCGTTCTCAAGCCAGGAGGGATTTTTACCGCGATCGACCTCCACAAGCCAACTAACAGCTTATTTTGGCTGCCTCTGGCAATTTTTATGTGGTTGTTTGAAACGGAAACGGCGTGGCAGCTACTGGAGATAGATTTAGTCGAGCGACTCAAGGCTGTAGGGTTTTCGGACTGTCGGCAGCGTCTTTATCTCGGAGGAAGTTTGCAAGTCATTCAGGCAAGGAAATAA
- a CDS encoding YqeG family HAD IIIA-type phosphatase has product MLKVDLLQPDLILGDTVLGITPEILHHYQLKGLVLDVDETLVPLRVREVSEELMQWATEIRQVAKIWLVSNNLSENRIGKIAQSLNAPYTWGARKPSRRKLRQALQALNLPASQVAMVGDRLFTDAIAGNRLGMFTILVEPMVDPAIAARSYPIRNFEVWLSKKLGVSLTTTQQMFTKSDET; this is encoded by the coding sequence ATGTTGAAGGTAGATCTTTTACAGCCCGATCTCATTTTAGGAGATACCGTGTTGGGCATAACGCCAGAGATTTTGCACCATTACCAACTTAAAGGTTTGGTTTTGGATGTGGATGAAACGCTAGTGCCTCTCAGAGTCAGAGAAGTATCTGAAGAATTGATGCAATGGGCAACTGAAATTAGACAGGTAGCGAAAATCTGGCTGGTTAGTAACAATTTAAGCGAAAATCGCATCGGTAAGATCGCTCAATCCCTTAACGCGCCGTATACCTGGGGAGCGAGAAAGCCATCTCGACGGAAGTTAAGACAAGCCCTTCAGGCATTGAATTTACCAGCCTCGCAGGTAGCAATGGTTGGGGATCGCCTTTTTACCGACGCGATCGCAGGCAACCGCTTGGGAATGTTTACTATTTTAGTAGAGCCAATGGTCGATCCCGCGATCGCGGCACGTTCTTACCCCATCCGCAACTTTGAAGTTTGGCTATCCAAAAAACTTGGCGTATCTTTAACGACAACTCAACAAATGTTTACAAAAAGTGACGAGACTTAA